One Branchiostoma floridae strain S238N-H82 chromosome 1, Bfl_VNyyK, whole genome shotgun sequence genomic region harbors:
- the LOC118416419 gene encoding thioredoxin-related transmembrane protein 1-like, giving the protein MFQFIIPEKMAAIRKENARPPFLMAIYVLLFAAQLLVCGAAKRNVVILTEDNWASMLEGEWMVEFYAPWCPACRNLQSTWEEFADWGEDLEIQVGKVDVTEEAGLSGRFGVTSLPTIYHVLDGEFRKYTGSRTKDDFISFVDDKKWENVEPVESWKAPNSFLMSCVSWLFKISMAVRTIHTSITEDYGIPVWGSYCLFAAVTIVAGLLIGMVLVFITDCLCPAAPPKGFYEPVQMEMPPTKVRRDDRPPTEDQEEEDEEEEEMEEAEEGDAEEDNDANIRKRRVKATAE; this is encoded by the exons ATGTTCCAGTTTATTATCCCAGAAAAAATGGCGGCGATCAGGAAAGAAAACGCTCGCCCGCCCTTCCTCATGGCGATTTACGTCCTCCTTTTCGCCGCTCAACTTCTCGTTTGTGGCGCTGCCAAGAGAAACGTGGTTATTCTGACGGAAGACAACTGGGCGTCCATGCTGGAGGGGGAATGGATGGTAGAATT CTACGCCCCCTGGTGCCCGGCCTGCCGTAACCTTCAGTCCACCTGGGAGGAGTTTGCAGACTGGGGAGAGGACCTGGAGATCCAGGTGGGCAAGGTGGATGTGACAGAGGAGGCAG GACTAAGTGGCAGGTTTGGTGTTACTTCTCTGCCAACCATCTACCA TGTGCTGGATGGGGAGTTCCGTAAATACACAGGCTCTCGCACCAAGGACGACTTCATCAGCTTCGTGGATGATAAGAAGTGGGAAAATGTGGAGCCTGTCGAGTCCTGGAAGGCTCCCAACTCATTTCT CATGTCCTGTGTGTCTTGGCTTTTTAAGATCTCAATGGCTGTCAGG ACCATACATACCAGCATCACAGAGGACTACGGTATACCTGTGTGGGGCTCCTATTGTCTATTTGCTGCTGTCACAATTGTCGCAGGTCTTCTCATAGGAATG gtGCTGGTCTTCATCACCGACTGTCTGTGCCCAGCAGCCCCACCTAAAGGCTTCTATGAACCGGTCCAGATGGAGATGCCCCCCACGAAGGTAAGGCGGGATGACAGACCACCCACAGAGGAccaggaggaggaagatgaggaggaggaagagatggAGGAGGCAGAGGAGGGGGATGCAGAAGAGGACAATGATGCCAACATCAGGAAAAGGAGAGTGAAGGCAACAGCTGAATAA